One genomic region from Oncorhynchus clarkii lewisi isolate Uvic-CL-2024 unplaced genomic scaffold, UVic_Ocla_1.0 unplaced_contig_382_pilon_pilon, whole genome shotgun sequence encodes:
- the LOC139394499 gene encoding zinc finger protein ZFP2-like, producing the protein GEKPYSCDQCGKRFTSSGDLTVHKRKHRGEKPYSCDQCGKRFATSRSLTLHQRTHTGEKPFSCAQCGKSFTASSSLTSHQRKHTVEKPYSCDQCGKRFATSRSLTLHQRTHTGEKPFSCAQCGKSFTSSGDLTVHKRIHTGEKSYSCDHCGKSFVQTCHLTLHQRTHTGEKPYSCDQCGKSFTSSGSLTLHQRTHTGEKPYSCDQCGKRFTSSGDLTVHKRIHTGEKPYSCDQCWKRFATSVKLTLHQRTHTGEKPYSCDQCGKRFATFRSLTLHQRTHTGEKPFSCAQCGKSFTTSSQLTLHQRTHTGQNPYSCTQCGKSFTQSNSLVSHQRTHTGEKPHSCDQCDKRYSDKRSLIKHQKIHEGVVS; encoded by the coding sequence ggagagaaaccttatagctgtgatcaatgtggaaagagatttacttcatctggagatctgacagtgcacaagagaaAACACAggggagagaaaccttatagctgtgatcaatgtgggaagagatttgctacatctAGGAGCCTGActttacaccagagaacacacacaggagagaaaccttttagctgtgctcaatgtggaaagagttttactgcATCTAGCTCTCTGACTTcacaccagagaaaacacacggtagagaaaccttatagctgtgatcaatgtgggaagagatttgctacatctaggagcctgactctacaccagagaacacacacaggagagaaaccttttagctgtgctcaatgtgggaagagttttacttcaTCTGGAGACCTGACAGTGcataagagaatacacacaggagagaaatcttatagctgtgatcattgtgggaagagttttgttcaaaCTTGCcatctgactctacaccagagaacacatacaggagagaaaccttatagctgtgatcaatgcgggaagagttttacttcatctggcagtctgactctacaccagagaacacacacaggagagaaaccttatagctgtgatcaatgtgggaagagatttacttcatctggagatctgacagtgcacaagagaatacacacgggagagaaaccttatagctgtgatcaatgttggaagagatttgctacatctgtcaaactgactctacaccagagaacacacacaggagagaagccttatagctgtgatcaatgtgggaagagatttgctacatTTAGGagcctgactctacaccagagaacacacacaggagagaaaccttttagctgtgctcaatgtgggaagagttttactacatctagccaGCTGACTttgcaccagagaacacacacaggacagaatccttatagctgtactcaatgtgggaagagttttactcagtcaaaCAGCCTGGTAtcacatcagagaacacacacaggagagaaacctcatagctgtgatcaatgtgacaagagatactctgataaaagatctctgattaaacatcagaaaatacatgaaggagttgtttcatga